A DNA window from Onthophagus taurus isolate NC chromosome 1, IU_Otau_3.0, whole genome shotgun sequence contains the following coding sequences:
- the LOC111414779 gene encoding polyisoprenoid diphosphate/phosphate phosphohydrolase PLPP6 has translation MDQTQKRVVPPVLRKILTLDEQLTEKFVLWMNKFVTFRSMKVHYKALEISCHGIPWLAFWIAFTWLFDNQNLVQMQVNIILGLLLDIILVALTKAYVRRRRPKAHIKDSMELGPDVFSFPSGHASRAVFVAYFFICLQSAHFIFYGPLIAWATSVSISRVLLNRHHILDVLAGVLLGLIEGVLVGWIYVDDSTAKWLMNYLSDEKLDGGDYHV, from the exons ATGGATcag ACACAAAAAAGGGTTGTCCCACCGGTTCTACGAAAAATTTTGACCCTAGATGAACAATTAACAGAGAAATTCGTTTTGTGGATGAACAAATTTGTTACTTTTCGTTCTATGAAAGTCCATTACAAAGcattagag ataaGTTGTCATGGAATTCCATGGTTAGCTTTTTGGATAGCTTTCACATGGCTTTTTGATAACCAAAACTTAGTCCAAATGCAAGTAAACATAATCTTGGGTCTTTTATTAGATATAATCTTAGTAGCTTTAACAAAAGCTTATGTACGTAGACGTCGTCCAAAAGCTCACATTAAAGACTCCATGGAATTGGGTCCGGACGTGTTTAGTTTTCCTTCGGGTCACGCCAGCCGAGCTGTGTTTGTAGcttacttttttatttgtttgcaATCAgcacattttatcttttacgGCCCGTTAATAGCTTGGGCCACTTCAGTATCAATTAGTCGTGTTTTATTAAATAGGCATCATATTTTGGATGTTTTGGCGGGTGTTTTATTGGGATTAATCGAAGGAGTACTTGTGGGATGGATTTATGTTGATGATTCAACAGCAAAATggttaatgaattatttaagTGATGAGAAATTAGATGGAGGGGACTATCATGTTTGA